The Puntigrus tetrazona isolate hp1 chromosome 19, ASM1883169v1, whole genome shotgun sequence genome has a segment encoding these proteins:
- the naxe gene encoding NAD(P)H-hydrate epimerase — protein sequence MLGVRALFGIGLLVTSRGVSVLTHTGACARVASDIYTKDLAHRQACTMANTIKYLGQEEAQHIDEELFNEYSFSVDQLMELAGLSCASAVSKGYPVQSLLKSTPRVLVICGPGNNGGDGLVCARHLKLFGYEPSVLYPKRPSKQLFQNLTTQCEKMDISFLTEMPEADVIDEVYNLVVDAIFGFSFKGAVREPFGDILSQLKKITVPIASVDIPSGWDVENGCPDGIQPDMLISLTAPKKAANHFKGRYHFLGGRFVPPALEQKHQLNLPQYPGTDCVYQLN from the exons ATGTTGGGAGTTCGAGCCCTGTTTGGCATCGGTCTTCTCGTGACGTCGCGAGGAGTCTCCGTCCTGACCCATACAGGAGCATGCGCGCGTGTTGCCAGCGACATCTACACTAAAGATCTCGCTCACAGACAGGCTTGCACCATGGCCAATACAATCAAGTACCTGGG CCAAGAAGAGGCTCAGCACATTGACGAGGAGCTGTTCAACGAGTACAGCTTCAGTGTGGATCAGTTAATGGAGCTGGCCGGTCTCAGCTGTGCCTCAGCTGTGTCAAAG GGCTATCCTGTGCAATCGCTGCTCAAGAGCACACCTAGAGTCCTGGTGATCTGTGGACCGGGAAATAACGGAGGCGATGGGTTGGTTTGTGCTAGACATCTCAAACTGTTT GGATATGAGCCTTCCGTATTGTACCCAAAGCGCCCCAGCAAACAGCTGTTCCAGAATCTTACCACCCAGTGTGAGAAGATGGATATATCCTTCCTGACAGAGATGCCTGAG GCTGATGTGATTGATGAAGTGTATAATTTGGTGGTGGACGCCATCTTTGGATTCAGTTTTAAGGGTGCTGTGCGAGAGCCTTTCGGCGACATCCTCTCCCAGCTGAAGAAGATAACCGTGCCCATTGCTAGCGTTGACATACCTTCAG GTTGGGATGTGGAGAACGGCTGTCCTGACGGGATTCAGCCTGACATGCTCATCTCCCTCACGGCCCCTAAGAAAGCAGCCAATCACTTCAAAGGACGCTACCACTTCCTGGGAGGACGCTTCGTTCCTCCTGCGCTTGAGCAGAAGCACCAACTGAATCTGCCTCAATACCCGGGCACTGACTGTGTTTATCAGCTGAACTGA
- the sf3b4 gene encoding splicing factor 3B subunit 4, with product MAAGPISERNQDATVYVGGLDEKVSEPLLWELFLQAGPVVNTHMPKDRVTGQHQGYGFVEFLSEEDADYAIKIMNMIKLYGKPIRVNKASAHNKNLDVGANIFIGNLDPEIDEKLLYDTFSAFGVILQTPKIMRDPDTGNSKGYAFINFASFDASDAAIEAMNGQYLCNRPITVSYAFKKDSKGERHGSAAERLLAAQNPLSQADRPHQLFADAPPPPTIPTPVMTALGTGIPMPGMPPPGAFPPVPPPGTMPHGMPPSMGMPPAPGTPSSQGGGGGPPPGPPPFPPGGMNPPGMPPMPMPPSGPPGMVPPPPGPPGSSQQRAPPPPGMPPPPMGVPPRGPFGPPMGPPMHPGMRGPPPPMPPPGYGAGPPRPPPFGFQRGPPLPPRPPAPPRGPVRAPMPP from the exons ATGGCGGCGGGACCGATTTCAGAACGAAATCAAG atGCCACCGTATATGTCGGTGGTCTTGATGAGAAGGTCTCTGAACCTTTGTTATGGGAGCTTTTCCTGCAAGCTGGTCCTgttgtaaacacacacatgcccaAAGACAGAGTAACAGGACAACATCAGG GTTACGGCTTTGTGGAGTTCCTCAGCGAAGAGGATGCAGACTACGCCATAAAGATCATGAACATGATCAAACTTTACGGCAAACCCATACGAGTAAACAAGGCTTCGGCTCACAACAAGAACCTTGACGTCGGCGCCAACATCTTCATCGGCAACTTAGACCCCGAGATTGACGAGAAACTGCTTTATGACACTTTCAGCGCTTTCGGCGTGATCCTGCAGACGCCGAAGATCATGCGAGATCCAGACACGGGCAACTCGAAGGGTTATGCTTTTATCAACTTCGCAAGTTTTGACGCCTCCGATGCAGCTATCGAAGCCATGAATGGGCAGTATCTCTGCAATCGGCCCATCACGGTGTCTTACGCCTTTAAGAAAGACTCAAAGGGCGAAAGGCACGGTTCGGCTGCAGAGCGCCTCCTGGCCGCCCAGAATCCGCTTTCACAGGCCGATCGACCCCATCAGCTTTTCGCAGATGCTCCTCCACCTCCCACCATTCCTACTCCGGTCATGACCGCCCTGGGAACAGGGATTCCTATGCCAG GAATGCCACCTCCTGGTGCTTTTCCACCTGTTCCTCCTCCTGGCACAATGCCTCATGGGATGCCACCCAGTATGGGCATGCCTCCTGCACCAGGTACTCCTTCATCACAGGGTGGAGGTGGAGGGCCCCCACCGGGGCCCCCGCCCTTCCCTCCCGGAGGAATGAATCCACCGGGAATGCCGCCCATGCCCATGCCTCCGTCAGGACCTCCAGGAATGGTGCCTCCCCCACCTGGTCCGCCTGGATCTTCTCAACAAAGAGCACCACCTCCACCTGGCATGCCTCCTCCACCCATGGGTGTCCCTCCCAGAGGACCGTTTGGTCCCCCAATGG GTCCACCGATGCATCCAGGCATGAGGGGACCTCCTCCACCAATGCCACCTCCAGGTTATGGTGCCGGTCCACCCAGACCTCCACCCTTTGGCTTTCAGAGAGGGCCTCCCTTACCACCACGACCTCCAGCACCACCGAGGGGTCCAGTGAGAGCGCCAATGCCCCCATAA
- the rab25a gene encoding ras-related protein Rab-25a, translating to MGTDLAYNFVFKVVLIGESGVGKSNLLSRFTKNEFNHDSRTTIGVEFSTRSIQVDSITIKAQIWDTAGLERYRAITSAYYRGAVGALLVYDVTKHLTYENVERWLKELYDHADPHIVVMLVGNKSDLGNVRTVPTEEAKDYAEAKGLLFMETSALESTNVESAFLEVLTAIHKKVASKEVTRGSISAVTLGPSSEFNEERRSCCKSS from the exons ATGGGGACAGATTTAGCCTACAACTTTGTCTTCAAAG TTGTTTTAATTGGGGAATCGGGGGTTGGAAAGAGCAACCTGCTATCCAGATTCACCAAAAACGAATTCAATCATGACAGCCGTACAACCATTGGAGTGGAATTCAGCACTCGCTCCATTCAAGTGGATAGTATTACCATCAAGGCCCAGATCTGGGACACGGCCGGTCTCGAGCGCTACAGAGCGATTACCTCGGC GTATTACAGAGGAGCCGTGGGTGCGCTGCTGGTTTATGACGTCACCAAGCACCTGACGTATGAGAACGTGGAGCGATGGCTGAAGGAGCTGTACGATCACGCTGATCCTCACATAGTGGTCATGCTTGTGGGAAATAAAAGCGACCTGGGAAACGTACGCACTGTGCCAACAGAGGAGGCCAAGGACTACGCAG AGGCCAAAGGCTTACTTTTCATGGAGACGTCTGCATTAGAGTCAACTAATGTCGAATCTGCCTTCCTTGAAGTTTTAACAG CAATACACAAGAAAGTTGCTAGTAAAGAGGTCACCAGAGGCTCGATCAGCGCGGTGACTCTGGGCCCCTCCAGCGAGTTTAATGAGGAGAGACGGTCCTGCTGTAAAAGCTCCTGA